The following are encoded together in the Bactrocera neohumeralis isolate Rockhampton chromosome 6, APGP_CSIRO_Bneo_wtdbg2-racon-allhic-juicebox.fasta_v2, whole genome shotgun sequence genome:
- the LOC126763003 gene encoding kelch-like protein 17 isoform X1 — protein MAMSSSQTLALQRNSCEQNRFMEKLMTKICSFYDEQSLIDVTFKVSNPTALVPAHRLILAAASPYFENLFNGNQGTNPVIEIHDIDSDIFEHLITFCYTGEALITVNNVAAMLNAAIVLQLDDAITSSVDYLITHIDEYTLQAAYALERKTKCEVLRQKIIEYETQNFMEISRSDDFLNFDVEKLQRILVSDNLNITREEDAFDAIQRWYNYDVPARQEQLPLLIACLRLTQFNVDFLVTQIQPLPGCELLAFKALSWIREPTARPMINMRFTEPRGVSTTYCDEKTILALCSKVNPKLLQYNKTEDKWEEYASIKIDYGEYRTILKDGSLLFIGGYKGVATYNVVRSWNIRNKTWQNLPGMIQARRSHCVVELDDKIYAIGGCKGGVLSSVERYTISDGWIFVTSLIYGRYDAGAVTLNGKIFIMGGNNGKGQTITVECYNPDSNTWTSCANMTEYYFSGVAAHKGHIYVLSRRNEHRSVERYDPQLNTWSQICSLEVGPGLMTCVSLDNKLWAIGGKSKSADKSCVSVFDEENFCWVERCSLPESEMYNCFVVPEFLLSSM, from the exons ATGGCCATGAGTTCTTCCCAAACACTTGCTCTTCAGAGAAATTCCTGTGAGCAGAACCGTTTCATGGAGAAATTAATGACGAAAATATGTAGTTTCTACGACGAGCAGTCTCTAATCGATGTGACATTTAAAGTGTCAAACCCAACGGCTCT TGTACCCGCGCATCGTTTGATACTCGCAGCAGCGAGTCCTTACTTCGAGAACCTTTTCAATGGCAATCAAGGCACTAATCCAGTCATCGAGATACATGATATCGATAGCGATATTTTTGAGCATCTAATAACCTTTTGTTACACCGGAGAGGCCCTCATTACCGTTAACAATGTCGCTGCCATGCTAAATGCGGCAatcgttttgcaattggacgaTGCCATAACCAGTAGTGTGGACTACCTCATTACACATATCGATGAATACACCTTGCAGGCTGCTTATGCGCTGGAACGTAAAACGAAATGTGAAGTTCTTAGGCAGAAAATCATCGAATACGAGACACAGAACTTCATGGAG ATCAGCCGAAGCgatgactttttgaattttgatgtAGAAAAATTGCAACGTATTCTGGTATCTGACAATTTGAACATAACCCGTGAGGAAGATGCCTTCGATGCCATACAACGCTGGTACAATTACGATGTTCCTGCGCGTCAAGAGCAACTGCCACTTTTAATAGCTTGTCTCCGGCTTACCCAATTCAATGTGGACTTTCTGGTGACACAAATACAGCCGTTGCCTGGATGTGAGCTACTGGCGTTCAAGGCGTTATCGTGGATCAGAGAGCCTACAGCACGGCCAATGATAAATATGCGATTTACAGAACCACGTGGGGTCAGTACTACATATTGTGATGAGAAAACAATCCTAGCGCTTTGCTCGAAG gtGAATCCCAAACTGCTGCAATATAACAAAACTGAGGATAAGTGGGAGGAATACGCgagtataaaaatcgattaCGGAGAGTATAGAACTATTTTAAAGGATGgtagtttattatttattggcgGTTATAAAGGTGTTGCCACATATAACGTCGTCCGCAGCTGGAATATACGAAATAAGACATGGCAGAATTTACCCGGCATGATCCAAGCAAGAAGGTCACACTGCGTTGTCGAATTAGATGATAAAATCTACGCGATTGGTGGTTGTAAGGGTGGAGTTTTGTCGTCGGTGGAAAG ATATACGATTTCCGATGGTTGGATATTTGTGACCAGCTTAATTTATGGACGATATGACGCAGGTGCAGTGACCTTGAAtggtaaaattttcataatggGCGGTAATAATGGCAAAGGGCAAACAATCACCGTCGAATGCTACAATCCGGATTCGAATACTTGGACTTCTTGCGCGAATATGACAGAATATTACTTTTCTGGT GTAGCTGCACATAAAGGTCACATTTATGTTTTAAGCCGTAGAAATGAGCACAGATCTGTTGAACGTTACGATCCTCAGCTCAACACATGGTCACAG ATTTGCTCTTTGGAAGTTGGTCCTGGTTTGATGACTTGCGTATCGCTAGACAATAAACTATGGGCTATCGGTGGCAAGTCTAAATCTGCTGACAAGTCATGTGTATCAGTTTTTGATGAAGAAAATTTCTGTTGGGTAGAAAGGTGTTCATTACCCGAAAGTGAAATGTATAACTGTTTTGTTGTTCCTGAATTCTTGCTGTCGTCGAtgtga
- the LOC126763003 gene encoding kelch-like protein 5 isoform X3, whose product MAMSSSQTLALQRNSCEQNRFMEKLMTKICSFYDEQSLIDVTFKVSNPTALVPAHRLILAAASPYFENLFNGNQGTNPVIEIHDIDSDIFEHLITFCYTGEALITVNNVAAMLNAAIVLQLDDAITSSVDYLITHIDEYTLQAAYALERKTKCEVLRQKIIEYETQNFMEISRSDDFLNFDVEKLQRILVSDNLNITREEDAFDAIQRWYNYDVPARQEQLPLLIACLRLTQFNVDFLVTQIQPLPGCELLAFKALSWIREPTARPMINMRFTEPRGVSTTYCDEKTILALCSKVNPKLLQYNKTEDKWEEYASIKIDYGEYRTILKDGSLLFIGGYKGVATYNVVRSWNIRNKTWQNLPGMIQARRSHCVVELDDKIYAIGGCKGGVLSSVERYTISDGWIFVTSLIYGRYDAGAVTLNGKIFIMGGNNGKGQTITVECYNPDSNTWTSCANMTEYYFSGVTLRSSARHMVTDLLFGSWSWLDELRIAGQ is encoded by the exons ATGGCCATGAGTTCTTCCCAAACACTTGCTCTTCAGAGAAATTCCTGTGAGCAGAACCGTTTCATGGAGAAATTAATGACGAAAATATGTAGTTTCTACGACGAGCAGTCTCTAATCGATGTGACATTTAAAGTGTCAAACCCAACGGCTCT TGTACCCGCGCATCGTTTGATACTCGCAGCAGCGAGTCCTTACTTCGAGAACCTTTTCAATGGCAATCAAGGCACTAATCCAGTCATCGAGATACATGATATCGATAGCGATATTTTTGAGCATCTAATAACCTTTTGTTACACCGGAGAGGCCCTCATTACCGTTAACAATGTCGCTGCCATGCTAAATGCGGCAatcgttttgcaattggacgaTGCCATAACCAGTAGTGTGGACTACCTCATTACACATATCGATGAATACACCTTGCAGGCTGCTTATGCGCTGGAACGTAAAACGAAATGTGAAGTTCTTAGGCAGAAAATCATCGAATACGAGACACAGAACTTCATGGAG ATCAGCCGAAGCgatgactttttgaattttgatgtAGAAAAATTGCAACGTATTCTGGTATCTGACAATTTGAACATAACCCGTGAGGAAGATGCCTTCGATGCCATACAACGCTGGTACAATTACGATGTTCCTGCGCGTCAAGAGCAACTGCCACTTTTAATAGCTTGTCTCCGGCTTACCCAATTCAATGTGGACTTTCTGGTGACACAAATACAGCCGTTGCCTGGATGTGAGCTACTGGCGTTCAAGGCGTTATCGTGGATCAGAGAGCCTACAGCACGGCCAATGATAAATATGCGATTTACAGAACCACGTGGGGTCAGTACTACATATTGTGATGAGAAAACAATCCTAGCGCTTTGCTCGAAG gtGAATCCCAAACTGCTGCAATATAACAAAACTGAGGATAAGTGGGAGGAATACGCgagtataaaaatcgattaCGGAGAGTATAGAACTATTTTAAAGGATGgtagtttattatttattggcgGTTATAAAGGTGTTGCCACATATAACGTCGTCCGCAGCTGGAATATACGAAATAAGACATGGCAGAATTTACCCGGCATGATCCAAGCAAGAAGGTCACACTGCGTTGTCGAATTAGATGATAAAATCTACGCGATTGGTGGTTGTAAGGGTGGAGTTTTGTCGTCGGTGGAAAG ATATACGATTTCCGATGGTTGGATATTTGTGACCAGCTTAATTTATGGACGATATGACGCAGGTGCAGTGACCTTGAAtggtaaaattttcataatggGCGGTAATAATGGCAAAGGGCAAACAATCACCGTCGAATGCTACAATCCGGATTCGAATACTTGGACTTCTTGCGCGAATATGACAGAATATTACTTTTCTGGTGTAA